The Mycobacteriales bacterium nucleotide sequence CGACACCTATGGGCCATGCGTGTCGCCCAAGCAACCCTTATGGGCCATACGTGTCGCCCTGGCAACCCCTCTGGGCCATGCGTGTCGCCCTGCGCAATCCCCATGGGCCATGCGTGTCGCCCAGGAAACCCCCAGGGGCCATACGTGTGCCGCTGCGCGACACCTATGGGCCATGCGTGGCGCCCTGGCAACCCCTATGGGCCATGCGTGTGGCGCGGCGCGACACCTATGGGCCATGCGTGTCGCCCTGGCAACCCCTATGGGCCATGCGTGTGGCGCGGCCCGACACCCATGGGCCATGCGTCGCGCCCAGGAAACCCCCATGGGCCATACGTGTGGCGCTGTGCGGCACCTATGGGCCATGCGTGTCGCCCTGGCAACCCCTATGGGCCATGCGTGTGGCGCGGCGCGGCACCTATGGGCCATGCGTGTGGCCGCACGCGAGGTCCGATTCCCGCGGGAACATGTCGGCCGGGCGGATTAGTTTCGAGAGCGTGTCACGGCGAGCTGCGGTGCTCTTCGGCGCGATGTGCGTCATCTGGGGCATCCCCTACCTGCTGATCCGAGTCGCGGTCCGCGACTTCGACCCGGCTGCGGTCGTCTTCGGGCGCACCGCGATCGGCGCGCTGCTGCTCACCCCGATCGCGGTCTGGCGCGGCCAGCTGCGCTCATTGCGCGGTCACTGGTTGTGGCTGCTCGCCTATACCGGCTTCGAGCTGACGATGCCGTGGTACCTGCTGACCAGCGCCGAGCAGCACCTGACCAGCTCGCTCGCCGGGTTGCTGGTCGCCGCCGTACCGCTCGTGGGCGTCGTGCTCGGGCGGATCGTCGGCGGCGCGGAAGCGGTCGGCGGCCGGCGACTGGCCGGCCTCATCATCGGCGTCCTCGGCGTGGCCGCTCTGGTCGGCCTGCAGGTCGGCCACATCGACATGGTTGCGGTGCTCGAGGTGTTCTTCGTCGCGGTCGGCTATGCGGTCGGGCCATTGATCCTGTCCCGGCGGCTTTCCGAGCTTCCGAGCATGGCAGTGGTCTCGGTGTCGCTCGTCGTCACCGCGCTCGTCTATGCGCCGTTCGCGCTGACCAGCCACCCGACGAATGTCGGCAGCAAGTCGATCGCCTCCGTCCTCACCCTCGCGGTCATCTGCACCGCGTTGGCGTTCCTGTTGTTCTTCGCACTGATCGCCGAGGTCGGTCCGGTGCGGGCGACCGTCATCACCTACGTCAACCCGGCGGTCGCGATCCTGCTCGGCGTCACCATCCTCGGCGAGCACCTCACCGCAGGGATGATCGTCGGCTTCCCGCTCGTGCTGATCGGCTCGGTGCTCGCCACTGGCCGCGGTTCGCTCCGGCGGCGGAGCCGACCACGCGACGCGGAGGCCGAGCCGATGCCCGCGGTTACGACCGGTTGATCGCACTCACCAGCGCGTAGAGCGACGCGGTGGTGATGCTCGGCGAGACCCCGCAGCCCCATAACACCGAGCCGCCGACGGCGACCTCGAGGTACGCCGCGGCCTGCGCCTCCTCGCCGGCGCCGGTCGCGTGCTCGTGGTAGTCGAGCACGCGCGCGTCGATGTCGACCTCGGCGAGAGCGTGCACCAGCGCAGCGATCGGACCGTTGCCCGCACCCTCGATCTCGTGCTCGACGCCGTCGACCGTGACCTTGGCGCGGATCCGGTCGGCCTCGCCGCTCTCGATCGAGTAGCCGAGCAGCTGTAGCGGCGCGGTCCGGTCGAGATAGTGCTCCCGGTAGAGCTCCCAGATCCGCGCCGGCGCGATCTCGCCGCCGTCGGCGTCGGCGACCGCCTGCACGATTCGGGAGAACTCGATCTGCATCCGCCGCGGCACGTCGAGGTGGTAGTCGTGCTTGAGCACGTATGCGACCCCGCCCTTGCCGGACTGCGAGTTGACGCGGATCACGGCCTCGTAGCTGCGCCCGACGTCGAGCGGGTCGATCGGCAGGTACGGCACGCCCCACGGATAGTCCTCGACCGGTACGCCGGCCGCGGCCGCGTCGCGCTCGAGCGCCTCGAAGCCCTTCTTGATGGCGTCCTGATGCGAGCCCGAGAACGCCGTGTAGACGAGGTCGCCGCCGTACGGGTGGCGTGGGTGCACCGGCAGCTGGTTGCAGTACTCGACGGTCCGGCGGATCTCGTCGATGTCGCTGAAGTCGATGCCCGGGTCCATGCCCTGGCTGAACAGGTTCAGCCCCAGCGTCACCAGGCACACGTTGCCGGTCCGCTCGCCGTTGCCGAACAGGCAGCCCTCGACCCGGTCGGCGCCGGCCTGCACGCCGAGCTCGGCCGCGGCGACCGCGGTGCCGCGGTCGTTGTGCGGGTGCAGGCTGAGGATGACCGCGTCGCGGCGGGTCACGTTGCGGCCGAACCACTCGATCGAGTCCGCATACACGTTCGGGGTCGCCATCTCGACGGTGGCCGGCAGGTTCAGCACGACCGGCCGCTCGGCGGTGGGCTCCCACACATCCATGACCGCCTCGCAGACCTCGACCGCATAGTCGAGCTCGGTGCCCGTGAACGACTCCGGCGAGTACTGCCAGCGCACGTTCGCGGACTGGAGCAGCGACTCGGCGTACTTCTGGCAGCTCTGCGCGCCGCGTACGGCGATGTCCTTGATGCCCGCCTTGTCCAGCCCGAAGACGACACGACGCTGCAAAGTAGACGTCGAGTTGTAGAGGTGGATGAGCGTGGTGCCGCGGAAGCCGACGAGTGACTCGCAGGTGCGCTCGATCAGCTCGTCGCGGGCCTGGGTGAGCACCTGGATGGTGACGTCCTCGGGCACGAGGTCGTCCTCGACCAGGGTGCGGATGAAGTCGAAGTCGGTCTGGCTCGCGGCCGGGAAGCCGACCTCGATCTCGCGGTAGCCGAGGCCGACCAGCAGGTCGAACATCCGGCGCTTCCGCTCGCCGTCCATCGGGTCGATGAGCGCCTGGTTGCCGTCCCGTAGGTCGACGCTGCACCACTGTGGAGGGCCGGTGATCACGCGGTTCGGCCAGGTGCGGTCAGGGAGATCGATCGGAGGGAACGCGGTGTAACGGGAAGCCTTCGCCATGCCTGTCATGAGGTTTGCTCCAGAGTCGTCGTCGAGAACGAACGGCAAACCGGCGAGCTGGTGATGACACAGCCGAACCCCGCAGCGGGGGGCCGGTCGAAAGGCCCCGCTACGGGCGGCTAAGCAGGAGCAGCGATGTCATTGCGGTGAGGGTACCAGCCGGGCGTTCCACCGCGCACGGACGAAAACGATCGCCCCGAGCAGGGCGAGCGCGACGACACCGTCGAGCCAGTAGTGGTTGGCGGTGACCACCACGACGTACGCCGTAATGACCGGATGCAGGACGGCGAGCCAGCGCCAGCGGCTCCGGCTGACCGAGATGATCGCCGCCGCCACGATGACCGCCCAGCCGATGTGCACCGAGGGAATCGAGGAGAGCTGGTCGGTGATCCCCTTGCCGAGCGCCGAGTAGACCGACTGGTGATAGCGGTCGGCGAGATCCACCATCCCGAAGCTCGGGATCAGCCGGGGCGGCGCGACCGGGAGCAGGCCGATGAGCAACGAGATTCCCGTGAACGCAACCACCAGGTTGCGCCAGCGCGGGTAGGCATCGCGGTGCCGCCAGAGCAGCCAGATCAATGTTGCGGCGAGCAAGCCGGCGTGGGCGTACTCGTAGTAGCCGTTGCAGATTCTCGACAGCGTGACGTGCGGCAGGATCTGGCGCTGCAACGCCGCCTCGCTCGGCAGGTGCAAGGTCCGCTCGAGGTTCCAGATCCAGCGCCCGCGCCCGAACGCACCGGCCTCGTGGAACACCGAGACGTGACCGACGATCCGCCAGACGACGAACAGCACGTTGAGGACGACGAAGTCTCGGAGCACGAGCGCCCATCGACCCCAGTCGCGCGGGGTCGACGCCGCGCGGGCACGAGCAGGCGACAGGGCCAAGCCCTCGCCGAAGGCCCGCCCGCACGACGTGCAGGTATCCGCGGACATCGGCACGCGCGCGCGGCAACCGACGCACACCCACTCCGGCCCATCCCCCGCCGGGAGGGCACCGGCGGGCGCCGCCGCAACGTCCGTCACCTACCGGGTATCGGCCATTCGAGTGATCCACCTGAGCCGCCGCCGCTCCCGGCGCTCGCCGGATCGTGAAGGCTCCAGCCTGCACAACCCGTGAAACTCACGGTTGGCTGTACGCGGTGGAACCTCTTTGACGGTCCACGAGGTCCCTGTCTGTTGCTGGTGCTGCTGGCCGCAGGTGAGCGACCCGCCCAAACGGACGCGATCGTCCCCGCGACGCTCTGCACGCCCTGAACCAACCCAGCCACACCAGCAGCGCTTTCGCGGAAGCACTCGCGGCGGTCTAGGCGCCCACCCAGCGGCATCGTGTCCTGACCCGAACCCGACGAGCCGAGCAGCGCAAGATCAGTTGAGCTCGCGAACCCTGACGGTGTCGACGTGCTGCTGGAAGGCCTTCGCCTTGCCGTCCTCGACGGTCCACACGTGAGCCATCTTCACCGCCGCGGGCTCCCCGGAGCTCTTGCGCTTCCAGGTGTAGTTCCCGAGCACGACAACGGTGTCGCCATCCGCGACGAACTGCTCGGGCACCACGGCGAACTCGTCGCCTACTTCGACGAGTCGCATGAAGACCCCTTCCAGCACGGCCTGCGGGCCGACGTACGTGCCTGCGAGCGGGAAACCATCCGCCTCCGTCCACTGGATGTCCTCGGCCATCGCGCCAAGCGCGGCGGGTATGTCCCCCCGCGCAAAGCTCGCATACGCGGCTTCGATCAGGTCCTTGTTCGTGGCCATCGGGTTCCCCATTCCTCGGCACGGTGCCGGCTTGCACCGTAGTGCACTCATCGCCGTCCACGCCCGCTTCGCTCCGCGATCAGCGAAGGAACCCCGCCACCGTTTCGCGGAACTGTTCGGGGGTGTCGACCCAGGGGTAGTGCGCCGCTCCTGGGAGTTCGGCGACGCTTGCATGCGGCAGGCAGCCGGCGACGATGTGGCCGGCCTTGACTCCGGTCATGCCGTCGAGGTCGCCCACGATGACGAGCACCGGAGCGGTCACCGCCCGCAGCGCGTCGAGAAAGCTCTGACCCTCTGCTCGGAAGGACTCCGAGGCGAACGCGGCCATCGCGCGCAGCGACATCTGCCCATCGGTCGACGCGGCGTGCGCCCGCGAGCGCTCGTCCCAGCGGGCGTAGCCGAATGGTCGCAGTCCCCGGTCCATCCCGCCACCGGCCCGGCGACGCGGGGGCAGGTGGTGCAACTCCGCGTCGAGAGCAGCGACCTCGGCGTACCACGGCTCCTCACTTCGGCTCGCCCTGATCCGCTCGATGTCGTCCGTCACGTCCCCGAAGCCGCGCGCCGAAGGCGTCACGAGCACCATCCGCGACAAGCGGTTCGGATAGCGCGCCGCGTACACCAGCGCGACGAAACAGCCGGCCGAGTGCGCGAGCAGATCGATCGTGTCGAGGCCGCGCGCGATGCGGATGTCCTCGATGTCGTCCGCGAGTCGAGGGAACTGCAGCGACTCCCGATCATCCGGCAGCTCGGACACGCCGGTGCCGCGCAGGTCGAACCGCAGCAACGTGAAGTCGGCGGACAACCCGGCCAGCTCCTCGAGGTACTCCGACGCACGGCCCGGCCCGCCGGGCACGCACACCACGGGCGGACCCGAACCGAACACGTGCATCCCCAGCCGGGTGCCGTCCCGCGCCTCGAGGTGGACGACCGACGCCTCCGCCACGCCTACTCCTCGGGCAGGTACGCCGCGCGGATCTCCGACGCGCCCACAGCGGAGGCGATCTCCCCGAGGATGTCCGGCGGGATGACCGAGTCGACCGTCATCACCATCAGCGCCTCGCCGCCCTCGGCGGTACGCGAAACCTGCATGCCGGCGATGTTGACGCGCGCTTGGCCGAGCAACTGGCCGACGATGCCGACGATGCCCGGCCGGTCGACATAGGTGACGAAGACCATGTGCTCGTTGAGCGCGACCTCGATGTCGAAGCCGTTGACCTCGACCAGCTTCTGGATCAGCCGCGGACCGGTGAGGTTGCCACCGACCGAGACGACGCGCCCGTCCGCCATCGCGCCGCGCACGGTCAGCACGTTGCGGTAGTCGGGGCTGTTCTCCGTCGCGGCCAGCCCGACCTCGATCCCGCGCTCGGCCGCGAGCAAGGGCGCGTTGACGTACGTCACCTGCTCCTCGACGACGTCGGTGAACACCCCGCGCAGCGCCGCGAGCTGCAGCACCTTGACGTCGTACGCCGCCACCTCGCCCTTGATGTCCACCG carries:
- a CDS encoding DMT family transporter → MSRRAAVLFGAMCVIWGIPYLLIRVAVRDFDPAAVVFGRTAIGALLLTPIAVWRGQLRSLRGHWLWLLAYTGFELTMPWYLLTSAEQHLTSSLAGLLVAAVPLVGVVLGRIVGGAEAVGGRRLAGLIIGVLGVAALVGLQVGHIDMVAVLEVFFVAVGYAVGPLILSRRLSELPSMAVVSVSLVVTALVYAPFALTSHPTNVGSKSIASVLTLAVICTALAFLLFFALIAEVGPVRATVITYVNPAVAILLGVTILGEHLTAGMIVGFPLVLIGSVLATGRGSLRRRSRPRDAEAEPMPAVTTG
- the leuA gene encoding 2-isopropylmalate synthase, with amino-acid sequence MAKASRYTAFPPIDLPDRTWPNRVITGPPQWCSVDLRDGNQALIDPMDGERKRRMFDLLVGLGYREIEVGFPAASQTDFDFIRTLVEDDLVPEDVTIQVLTQARDELIERTCESLVGFRGTTLIHLYNSTSTLQRRVVFGLDKAGIKDIAVRGAQSCQKYAESLLQSANVRWQYSPESFTGTELDYAVEVCEAVMDVWEPTAERPVVLNLPATVEMATPNVYADSIEWFGRNVTRRDAVILSLHPHNDRGTAVAAAELGVQAGADRVEGCLFGNGERTGNVCLVTLGLNLFSQGMDPGIDFSDIDEIRRTVEYCNQLPVHPRHPYGGDLVYTAFSGSHQDAIKKGFEALERDAAAAGVPVEDYPWGVPYLPIDPLDVGRSYEAVIRVNSQSGKGGVAYVLKHDYHLDVPRRMQIEFSRIVQAVADADGGEIAPARIWELYREHYLDRTAPLQLLGYSIESGEADRIRAKVTVDGVEHEIEGAGNGPIAALVHALAEVDIDARVLDYHEHATGAGEEAQAAAYLEVAVGGSVLWGCGVSPSITTASLYALVSAINRS
- a CDS encoding phosphatase PAP2 family protein; this translates as MTDVAAAPAGALPAGDGPEWVCVGCRARVPMSADTCTSCGRAFGEGLALSPARARAASTPRDWGRWALVLRDFVVLNVLFVVWRIVGHVSVFHEAGAFGRGRWIWNLERTLHLPSEAALQRQILPHVTLSRICNGYYEYAHAGLLAATLIWLLWRHRDAYPRWRNLVVAFTGISLLIGLLPVAPPRLIPSFGMVDLADRYHQSVYSALGKGITDQLSSIPSVHIGWAVIVAAAIISVSRSRWRWLAVLHPVITAYVVVVTANHYWLDGVVALALLGAIVFVRARWNARLVPSPQ
- a CDS encoding nuclear transport factor 2 family protein, with protein sequence MATNKDLIEAAYASFARGDIPAALGAMAEDIQWTEADGFPLAGTYVGPQAVLEGVFMRLVEVGDEFAVVPEQFVADGDTVVVLGNYTWKRKSSGEPAAVKMAHVWTVEDGKAKAFQQHVDTVRVRELN
- a CDS encoding alpha/beta hydrolase; its protein translation is MAEASVVHLEARDGTRLGMHVFGSGPPVVCVPGGPGRASEYLEELAGLSADFTLLRFDLRGTGVSELPDDRESLQFPRLADDIEDIRIARGLDTIDLLAHSAGCFVALVYAARYPNRLSRMVLVTPSARGFGDVTDDIERIRASRSEEPWYAEVAALDAELHHLPPRRRAGGGMDRGLRPFGYARWDERSRAHAASTDGQMSLRAMAAFASESFRAEGQSFLDALRAVTAPVLVIVGDLDGMTGVKAGHIVAGCLPHASVAELPGAAHYPWVDTPEQFRETVAGFLR